The Clostridiales bacterium FE2011 sequence TTCACCATGGACAAGAAGACCTACAATTCCCAGAACCAGGGTGAAGTCGCCAACATCGGCGTGTTCATGTGCTGGAACTCCTTCGACCTGGGCACCGTGCACGAGGATGAGTATGAGCCCCTGAGCCCCCTCCTCGGACCGGACGGTACCACTTCCTGGGGAACCTCTCCCGACTCCACCATGGCGGCCACCGGCTTCTCCATCACCAATGTGTGCAAGGATCCGGCCCTGCTGCTCAGGTGGGTGGATACCTTCTATGATCCGATCTGGTCCATGCAGTGTGACATGGGTCCCATCGGCATCACCATCAAGGACAACGGCGACGGCACCTATGACTATATCGATACGCCCGAAGGCATGAGCTATGACGAGTTCCGCGGCAAGGACGCCTTTGCTTCCGACGGCCCGATCGCGCTGACCAGCGATTTCTTCGGCACCAAGATTCCGCGTTCCGCCGGTCACCAGGCGAAGTTCGACCGCAACGAGAACTACTACCGCAAGTATGCCACCAGCGTCTACCTGCCCAGCATGATCCTCAGCGAAGAGGACACGGACGACCTGAACATGATCAAGACCGACATCATCAACTACGTCGAGGAAATGCGCGCCAAGTGGCTGTCCAGCGGCGGTGTTGAGGCTGAGTGGGATGATTATATCGCCCGCCTGAACAGCATGGGCCTGGAGACCTACATGGAAATCTACCAGAGGAACTACACCGCGACCCACAGCAACTGATTTACGCCCCCCCTGGACCGGCGAGAGCCGGCCTGTGGTAACCTCCTTTCTCCCCCGGCCGATCACCGGGGGAGTTTTTTTGCGGTCAAAAAAAAACGGCGCCCTTTCGGGCACCGTGAGTACAGGGAATCAGGACCAGAACCATTTCTGTCCGGGATCATACCATTTCCGGGAATAGATCCGGCATTCATACAGGTCCAGGCTGTTGGCGTACATCCACAGGTTGATTTCCCAGTCCGGCGTATTCAGGACAAGCTGAACCTGTTTGTTTCCGTTCCAGTCGGTATAGGATGTCTGAACAGTCCACTCTTCCCGGAGGTCCTCATTCGCGAGCAGCAGATTGTTCCGGGCCCATTCCTGTGCCGCGGCAATCTGGGCTTTTTCTGTGGATTCGGGATAATCCTTGTCCGCGAAGCTTTCGTAATAGGGATAGAAAAGGGAGATACAGGCGAGCTCGGGTGCCGCGCCGGGTGTCTGCAGGTGGTACATATCCAGGGTGGAAGGCGCTTTGCTGACCTCGCCGCTCATGCTGAAGTCCAGGTAGAGACAGCTTTCGTACTTTGTCAGTTTGTCGGAATCTGTAATGTAGAGATCATGGTTCCCGAGATTGAGTTCGGTACGGCTGCAGTTGCCCTCAAAGCTGGTTTTCGGGAGGCGGATAATCTTGCTGAGGACGTTCAGGCCGTCCGCCTTAATGTCTTCCGGGCTTGTTTCCCAGACGCATTCCGTCTCCAGGGCGAACAGGGTCAGTTCCTCATCGGTCATCCTTCTGTAGGGATAGAACTGGAAGCGCTTGCTGTCATATCCCCACGTCCTGTGGGTGATCTTTTCGACAGACATCACTTTGGTGTCTGTGGTGATGCTCTTCAGTTCCCCGCTCCGGATCTGCGCAACGATTTTGTCCATACGATCCTGCTCTTCCGGTTGGAGATACCGGGTTTCCAGAATATTGCAGTGACGGCAGCAGTTCCGGTCGTTCAGGGAATCGGGATCGAAATCAATGCCCAGTTCCTCAAAAGCTGCCAGCAGGGCCATCAGCTGCGCGTCAGACATGGAGCAGGAATCCGGCAGGAAAACATAGCAGGTTTCCCCGCAGAAGTCTTCAGGATTCAGGGTGTATACGGCAACGTCGTCGCTGTCCACAGAAGGCAGGTTGATGATGGACGGTCCGGAATAAGCTGCCTTGCCGTCTTTCACAGCCGCCTGAAGTTCCCTGATTCGGGCCAGTTCCAGGTTTGTCAGCCAGGGATAGGAGAAACCGTCTCTGTCATAGACTTCGGGATCTTCAGCAACAGCTGTGGATTCAACCGGAGTACGTTCAGGCCGTCTGCTGGTATCAGGTGCGTAGGGGGAATAGCTGATGGTTTTCGTTTTGGTTTCGCCTGCGGCTGTTTCCGCCAGCACACAGCAGGGAAGCAGTGCCAGTACAAGCGCTGCGGCCAGGATACGCCTCCAGGTGCGGGTAATATTCATGTGTCCGATCATGATCGAATCACTCCTTTCAGTAACAGGATACGGCAGGACGTGTTTCAAAGTATTCAACGTGGTGTAACAACACTGTAAATACGGCACATACCGCGTTCAGGACAAAAAAAACAGCACCCTTGCGGGTGCCGCTTTGTCAGGTATTTACAGGATATCAGAGGTAAAACCATTTGTCTGAATCATCATACCAGTTCCGGTTGTAAATCAGGCAGTCGCTGATTTTGGTACTGTTCTGGTATACCCAGACGCAGATTTCATATTCTTCGGTCACAAGCTTGAGCTGAACAAGATTTGAACCATTATAGTCCTTTGTTTTGTTTGAAACGGTCCAGCCGTCCCGCAGGACGTCCTCCGGAAGCCGCAGGACCTGTCCGGCCCAGTTCTGTGCGGCAGCCAGCCATTCCGCTTCATGGCTTTCCGGATAATTACTGTCCGAGAAGTCCGAATAATAACTGTACCAAAGATGGATACCTGCGGTTTCGGGAACGGAGCCGATTTCCTGCATCTGGGCAATGTCCATGCTGCAGTGTATCCGGTCATAGAAACCGTCATATCCTTCAAAGTAGAACTGGCTGGTATATTGGTATACCGCATTGCTCCGGGGAAGATAGGTGCCTCCGGTAATCTGCATCAGTTCCCGGCTGGTGCAGGGTTCAAATTCGCGAACGTTCTTCGGCAGGTTAATCAGTTCTCCCGCGTCTTTCAGGGCTGCCGCTTTCAGTTCGTCCGGATCCACATCCCAGGCTTCCTCATCCTCCAGGGCAAACAGGGCGAGTTCATCATCTGTCATCCGCCTGTAGGGGTAGAACAGGAAGTTCTTCCTGTCAAGTCCCCAGCCTCTCGAAATTCTTTTTTCCACGGTCAGGACTTTGGTGCCTGCCGGAATATCTTTCTTTTTCAGCTGGCCGCGCCGGATCCGGTCTTTGATTGACTCCATGCGGCTGTTTTCTTCATCGGTGAGGGTCCTGGTTTCCAGCACATTGCAGTGACGGCAGCAGTTCCGGTCGTTCAGGTCATCGGGATCAAAATCAATGCCCAGTTCCTCAAAGGCGGCTGCCAGCGCCACCAGCTGTGTGTCTGTTACGGAACTGGAATCCGGCAGGAAAACGTAATAGCTTTCCCCACAGAATTCATCTGGATCCAGGGTGAAAATCGCCACGTCCTCGTCTGTGGCGGTGGCGGGATTGATAATGGATTCTCCAGCGTAGCCGATCTCCCCGTCTTTCAGGGCGGCCTGGAATTCCCGGAATTTTACCAGCTCCAGGTCTGTCAGCCAGGGATAGGAATAACCGTCCCTGTCATAGACTTCGGGATCCACCTGAATGTTCGTGTTTTCAACCGGATGGCGTTCCGGCCATCTGGTGATTTCAGGCGCATAGGGAGAGTAGATCTTCACGGAGGTATCGGCGAAGGTTGTAAGCGGGAGCAGGGTCAGGATAAGCGCGGCAGCCAGCAGGATGATGCCCGGGCGCTTTATTTGTCTGAATCCAAACATTCGATAACCTCCTTTCCAGGTATCATGATAACGGATCTCATGTTTCAGAGTCTTCAACAGGATGTAACGGCAGTGTAAATTCAACAGTGGTTCCTTTTCCGGGTGTACTCCGGATCACCAGTTCGGTTCCGTGCAGCCGGGCGATATTCTGGCAGAGGGTGAGACCCAGTCCGGCACCGCCGGAGGCACGGGTCCTGGCGGGGTCGGCTTTCCAGAAGGCCTCCGTACACCGGCTGACCTCCTCGGGCGTCATGCCGCGGCCTTCATCCGAAACCGAGAAGCCCCGGGGATGGAGCGTGACCCGCACAGGAGTCAGGGTGCCGCTCTTTATGGCATTGTTGACCAGGTTGCGCATCAGGTGGATGATCAGGTCCCGGTCGGCTGTGACGGTGGAGTCTTCCCCGGTCAGCACCGCGTCCGGGGTAACGGCCAGGGCTTCCTGGGCCATCTCCAGCAGGGAGAAGGTTTCGGTCTTCAGCTCCGCACTGTGCATCCGCGTCAGCTTCATCAGGTTTTCATCCATTTCAGCCAGGCGCTGGGATTCCTTCACGATGAGGTCGCACATTTCCTCCCGCATCTGCACCATGTCGCCGCCCTTCTGGATCAGCCGGGCGGCGCTGACGATGGAGGTCAGGGGAGTACGCATTTCATGGGCCAGGGCGTCGATCAGCGCCTGCCGCTGGCGTGCGTCTTCCCGGAGGTTTTCTTCTCTCTGGATGATCGCGTCGTTCATCGCGATAAAGGTGTTGGTCAGCTTTCCGATCTCATCCTTCTTTGCGGAAGGCTCCAGGTTGATGGCGCTGCCGCTGCGGACTGCGTCCGCGGAGCGGGAAAGGATCCGCAGCCTCCGGGTAATCCTGCCGGAAATCAGCAGGGACAGTACGGCGGCAATCACCAGTCCGCCGATGCAGATTCGGATACCGGCAGCCGTCTGTTCCCGGAGCATCTGGTAAAAAACGCTGAAATCCGACCGGGTAATCAGGGTATAGTGTTCGTCCAGCGGATGAACGATATACAGGGCTTCTTCCGAATCGGAGAGGTAGGAGGTGCGCTCCTTTTTGTCCAGAAGGAAGGCGGTATCTTCTGACAATACGCCGTTCACCGGAACACGGTCTTTGTAAAACAGGATCTGCATCTGTTCATAGCCGTATTGCTTTCCGATGTTCTGGACGGTATTGCGGATCTCCAGGTTGGAGGTTGACCGGTTTCTCAGGATTTCGGAAGAGAGAAGCCTGGCCAGGAGCGTTTCCTCATGATCGGCGCTTTCCCGGGCGTTGTTCACAGACACCTGGAAGTTCTGGTTGATCTGCAGATACAGCAGCAAAGGCAGGATCAGCAGGATCAGCAGAATCATACCGGTGACGATCTGTTTTCTCATACATCCTCCCGGAAGCGGTAGCCAAACCTGACAATGGTTTCAATCCGGTCTGTGCCGATTTTTCCGCGCAGGCGCTGCACATGCACGTCCACAGTCCGGGTTTCACCGGTATAGTGATAGCCCCATACGGCACGGAGCAGTTCTTCCCGGCTCATGGCGGTCCTGCCGGATTCGATCAGGGTCTTCAGCAGGTTGAATTCCAGCGTGGTCAGGGGAACAGGAGTATTGTCCTTCCAGACCTCCCGGGTTTCGAAATTGACCCGGAGGTCTCCGCTGATATAGTCAGACTGCTGCGGCGTGGAACGCTTCAGCACGTTCTCCACGCGGGCCAGCAGTTCCGCCGGCTCAAAGGGCTTGAGGATATAGTCATGGGCACCCATGCGGAGTCCGCGTACCCGGTCCGGCACGGCGGTCTTCGCCGTCAGGAAGATGACGGGAATGCCGGACTTGATCAGGTCTTCTCCCAGGGAGAAACCGTCTTCTCCGGGCATCATGATGTCCAGCAGTACCAGGGCAGGTTTGCCTTCCCGCAGTGCGTCCCGCGCGGCGGCCGCGTCTTCCAGCTCCTTTACGTTATAGCCAGCCAGCTGAAGGTGCATTCCCGTCAGCCGCCGGATATTCATTTCATCCTCAACCAGAAAGATCGTTTCCATAACCTGCAAAGCCCCTTTACCTCAGTATTGCAAGCATATTGTATCATCATCCGGAACAATGTGGTGTAACAAAACTGTAAACTTTGTAACAGAGCCCGGGAAAAGGATTGAAGGGGAAAACAGAAAGAAAGAACCGGCACCTTCCGGTGCCGGTGTAAATCGGGAACAAGGGATTACAGGCCCTTGATCATGGCCAGGTCGCCGTAGAGGATGGAATCATCGCCCAGCGACGCGTTTTTGATCTCCACGGTGGAGCGGATCTGGGGCATGCAGTAGTGATCCACTTCCGCCAGGATCTTCTCCAGGAACAGGTCGCCCAGGGCTTCGATAACGCCGCCGCCGTAGAGGATCAGGTCCGGGGAGATGGTGTTGATCATGTTGCCGGTGGCCACGGCCAGCCAGTGACAGGCGCGGTCCACGGCTTCCATGGCGACCTTATCCCCGGCTTCCAGCGCCTTTACCAGCTTCTTGGAGCGGAACACGCCGTCCTGCACGGCTTCGGCCATCATGGTTTCCCGGCCGCGGCTGATCTGCTGGCGGATGTAGGCGCTCATGCCCTGCTTGCTGGAGAAGGCTTCCAGGCAGCCGCGCTGTCCGCAGTTGCACAGCGGGCCTTCCGGATCCAGCACCATATGGCCGTATTCGGCAGCCTTGAACTGATGCCCTGTGAAGAGGGATCCGTTCAGGATCAGGCCGCCGCCCAGGCCGGTGCCGACGAAGAAGCCGACAATATTTTTATATCCGCGGGCGGCGCCGAAGTGGTATTCACCCAGCACGCCCAGGTTCACGTCGTTGCCCACATAAAAAGGTACGCCGAACTGCTTGCGCATTGCGCCGGCCATGTCATAGTCCCGCCAGGGAAGATTCGGCGTGAAAAGCACGATGCCGTTGTCCTGGTCAATGACGCCGGGAGCGCAGGAAGCCACGGCGTTCAGCTTCTTCCGGTCGATGCCGGATTCCTTGATCATCTCTTCCACCACGTCGATGATGACCTTTTCTACGTCGGCCGATGCGGAACCGCCGCTCTTAGACCGTTTTTTCAGGCGGTAGATGATCTTGTCCTTCTCATCAAAGATCGCGCCGAGTACCTTAGTACCGCCGACGTCCAGACAGATATTGTACTTTTCAGACATAAGCTCTTCCTCCCGTCAGATCAATTCAGAATTAAGAATTCAGAATTCAGAATTATATAGTGTGAACACCTATAAGCATTGGCTTTTCCTGTGCAATCGGGTTGCTGTTTTCGACGGTTGTTATACTTGCAGGATAATGTGTTGAGAATCAGTAATCATAATTATGAATTATGAATTGTGAATTATGAATTACAAATCATCCTTTCCGGATGATTTGTTTAAGCCATCCGAAGAAACCGCCGCTGTTTTTCCCTTCGCCGGCTTCTGTTATTCTTTCAGGCTTTGTTTCGGGTTCCGCCGGTGTTTCCGTCAGCGAAACCTTCCGGGTGCTGAAGTAGCGGTACAGCGCCTCCTGGGAGGAGGTGCCTTCGCCGCCTTCTTCCCGGATATAGGTGCCGTCCGGCTGCATGACCCAGGATTTTTCCTTGTCGTTCCGCAGGGCGTCCAGGATCTCATTCAGCTGCTCCCGGGTATCCGGCGTGACCGCTTCAATGAAGGCTTCCACCCGCCGTTCCAGGTTCCGGTTCAGCAGGTCGCCCGAGCCGATGAACAACCGCTGGTCCTCGCCTTCGCCGAAGCTGTAGATCCGGGAGTGTTCCAGCCACCGGCCGATGACGCCGGTTACGGTAATGTTGTCCGTCAGGCCCGGCACGCCGGGGCGGAGGGAACAGATGCCGCGGATGAACAGTTCCACCTTAACGCCAGCCTGGGAGCATTCAATCAGCTTCTCCATAACCTCCCTGTTGTTCAGGGAGTTGATCTTGATGGCTACGCGGCCGTTTTCACCCTTTTCAATTTCCCGGTCCAGCATTTCCAGCACCCGGGGCTTGAAGCTCAGCGGGGCGATCCACAAGGCGCTGGCTTCCGGCGGAATCTCGCCGTTTTCCAGCGCGGTGAAGGCGGCTTCAGCTTCCCGGCCTACTTCCTCCCGGGCGGTGATCAGGGACAGGTCGGTATACTGCTCGCCGGTCACTTCATTATAGTTGCCGGTGCCGACCTGGGTGATACGGTTGAGGATCATGCCCTTCTGCCGGGTGATCACACAGAGCTTGCTGTGCACTTTCTGGTCCGGCAGGCCGTAGATTACGCGGCAGCCCGCGTCCTCCAGCATTTCGGAATAGTCGATATTGTTCTGTTCGTCAAAGCGGGCCCGCAGCTCCAGCAGGCACAGCACATCCTTACCCCGGTCGGCGGCATAGGCCAGCGCCGCGGCAATCTTGCTGCTGCCGCTCATCCGGTACAGGGTAATCTTGATGGACAGCACTTCCGGGTCGTCCGCGGCTTCATAGATCAGGTCCACAAAGGACATCATGCTCTGGAAGGGGAAGCTCAGCAGCAGGTCGTGCTTCTCGATATAGGAGAAGTATTCTCCCTTCTTCAGGCCGATATCCCGGGAGGGCTTCCGGTCCGGATAGCGGAAGGACGCGGGACCGCTGATGCAGGAGCGGAAGGACAGGTCAAAGGGAACAGACTGGGTGAACACCCGGTCTTCCGGTATCCGCAGCTTCCGGATCAGCAGCGCCCGGGCGGGATCGGTCAGCTTGCCGAAGATCCGGACGCGTACGGGCATCTCCCGTTTCCGCTTGCTCAGCATGCCGGACACCTTGTCACGGAAGTTGTCGTCTGCCCGGTCCTCCATGCTGGAGAAGAAAACGTCCGCGTTCCGGGTCACGTCTACGATGGCGGACTGGACGATGGTTTCCTTTTTCAGCAGCAGCGGCAGGAAATGGCGTACCAGCTGGGCGGTCAGCACGATTTTCTGGCAGCCGTCAATCTCGAAGCTCTGGTAGGCCGGGATCCGGTGAAGCGGGATGATGCAGATTTTCTGCTCCGCGCCCCGGCCGAGGAAGGCCACCACGTTGCCCTCACCATTCCACAGGAAGGGCAGAGGCTGGTCCGCCGGGATGATCTTCGGGAAAAGCAGGTCCCGGATATCGCCGAAGAGCTTTTTGCTCATCAACTCGTCCACCTTGCTGATCTTCCGGAAGTCCAGCACGTCGATCTTGTTTTCGTGCAGTTCCTCCCGGATGCCTTTCCAGATGGTTTCCATCAGGGTCTGCTGCTCCCGGGTGATCTGCAGGGCGGCGGTAATCTGAGCTTCCGGCAGCATGCCGGAAACCGGATCCCCGCTGTCCGGCGTCAGCATGGCCCGGTGGGTCAGGATGCCGATGCGGACCCGGTAGAATTCCTCCAGGTTGGACTGGTAAATCATCAGGAACTTCAGCCGCTCCAGCAGGGGAACCTGCGGATCGGCCGCTTCCAGCAGCACCCGCCGGTTAAATTCCAGCCAGCTCAGCTCCCGGTTGACGTAAATATTGTCCGGAGACGTTTGTCCGGTGTGTTTGTTCTTTTTCTCCCTGGATGACATAAACGCTTCATTCCTTTGGCTTTTCCGTTTTTACAAGATACGCGGCATGGGCGGCGATGAAGCCGTCTTTTTCTCATCTTACCATACACTCCCATAAAAAGGAAGGAGAAAAATACATGCGAAAACCCTCACAGCCTTGCGAAATAACGGATTCTTGTGGTACAATCGCACCGTAACGAAGGTAGAAAGAAGACTGCGCGGACGTACAAGGGTGCGTTCATAAGAAAGTACGCAGACGGAGGATCAAATGGATATTCTGGATTTTGTAATGCTCCTGGGCGGTGTGGCGATGTTCCTTTACGGTATGTCGCTGATGGGTGACGGATTGAAAAAGGTTGCCGGCAACAAGCTGGAACTGATTCTTTACCGCCTTTCATCCACCCCGCTCAAGGGCATTTTGCTTGGTACGGGGGTCACCGCGGTGATCCAGTCGTCTTCTGCCACCAGCGTCATGGTGGTCGGTTTTGTGAACTCGGCCATGATGAAGCTTCGCCAGGCCATCGCGATTATCATGGGCGCGGTGATCGGTACCAGCATCACCGGCTGGATTATCTGCCTGTCCGGCATGTCCGGCGGCGGAACTTCTCCCTTCCTGCAGCTGCTGAGCACGGAAGCGCTGGCGGCCCTGACGGCCATCGCCGCGATCCTGATGAAGCATATCTCCAAAAAGCGCAGCGTCAGCCACGCGGCGGATATCCTGATGGGTTTTGCGGTGCTGATGTTCGGCATGAAGACCATGAGCGGCTCTGTGTCGGTGCTGAAGGAGGATCCCGGCTTCATTTCCTTCCTGACGAACTTTTCCAATCCGTTCCTGGGCATCCTGATCGGCGTCCTGTTTACCGCCGTACTCCAGAGTGCTTCCGCGGCTGTCGGTATCCTGCAGGCGCTGTCCGCCACGGGCCTGATCACGCTGGATGTGGCGCTGCCGATTATCCTGGGTATCGCGATCGGCGGATCGGTGCCGGTATTGCTTTCCGGTATGGGT is a genomic window containing:
- a CDS encoding HAMP domain-containing histidine kinase, which encodes MRKQIVTGMILLILLILPLLLYLQINQNFQVSVNNARESADHEETLLARLLSSEILRNRSTSNLEIRNTVQNIGKQYGYEQMQILFYKDRVPVNGVLSEDTAFLLDKKERTSYLSDSEEALYIVHPLDEHYTLITRSDFSVFYQMLREQTAAGIRICIGGLVIAAVLSLLISGRITRRLRILSRSADAVRSGSAINLEPSAKKDEIGKLTNTFIAMNDAIIQREENLREDARQRQALIDALAHEMRTPLTSIVSAARLIQKGGDMVQMREEMCDLIVKESQRLAEMDENLMKLTRMHSAELKTETFSLLEMAQEALAVTPDAVLTGEDSTVTADRDLIIHLMRNLVNNAIKSGTLTPVRVTLHPRGFSVSDEGRGMTPEEVSRCTEAFWKADPARTRASGGAGLGLTLCQNIARLHGTELVIRSTPGKGTTVEFTLPLHPVEDSET
- a CDS encoding response regulator transcription factor; translation: METIFLVEDEMNIRRLTGMHLQLAGYNVKELEDAAAARDALREGKPALVLLDIMMPGEDGFSLGEDLIKSGIPVIFLTAKTAVPDRVRGLRMGAHDYILKPFEPAELLARVENVLKRSTPQQSDYISGDLRVNFETREVWKDNTPVPLTTLEFNLLKTLIESGRTAMSREELLRAVWGYHYTGETRTVDVHVQRLRGKIGTDRIETIVRFGYRFREDV
- a CDS encoding ROK family protein; amino-acid sequence: MSEKYNICLDVGGTKVLGAIFDEKDKIIYRLKKRSKSGGSASADVEKVIIDVVEEMIKESGIDRKKLNAVASCAPGVIDQDNGIVLFTPNLPWRDYDMAGAMRKQFGVPFYVGNDVNLGVLGEYHFGAARGYKNIVGFFVGTGLGGGLILNGSLFTGHQFKAAEYGHMVLDPEGPLCNCGQRGCLEAFSSKQGMSAYIRQQISRGRETMMAEAVQDGVFRSKKLVKALEAGDKVAMEAVDRACHWLAVATGNMINTISPDLILYGGGVIEALGDLFLEKILAEVDHYCMPQIRSTVEIKNASLGDDSILYGDLAMIKGL
- the ppk1 gene encoding polyphosphate kinase 1; its protein translation is MSSREKKNKHTGQTSPDNIYVNRELSWLEFNRRVLLEAADPQVPLLERLKFLMIYQSNLEEFYRVRIGILTHRAMLTPDSGDPVSGMLPEAQITAALQITREQQTLMETIWKGIREELHENKIDVLDFRKISKVDELMSKKLFGDIRDLLFPKIIPADQPLPFLWNGEGNVVAFLGRGAEQKICIIPLHRIPAYQSFEIDGCQKIVLTAQLVRHFLPLLLKKETIVQSAIVDVTRNADVFFSSMEDRADDNFRDKVSGMLSKRKREMPVRVRIFGKLTDPARALLIRKLRIPEDRVFTQSVPFDLSFRSCISGPASFRYPDRKPSRDIGLKKGEYFSYIEKHDLLLSFPFQSMMSFVDLIYEAADDPEVLSIKITLYRMSGSSKIAAALAYAADRGKDVLCLLELRARFDEQNNIDYSEMLEDAGCRVIYGLPDQKVHSKLCVITRQKGMILNRITQVGTGNYNEVTGEQYTDLSLITAREEVGREAEAAFTALENGEIPPEASALWIAPLSFKPRVLEMLDREIEKGENGRVAIKINSLNNREVMEKLIECSQAGVKVELFIRGICSLRPGVPGLTDNITVTGVIGRWLEHSRIYSFGEGEDQRLFIGSGDLLNRNLERRVEAFIEAVTPDTREQLNEILDALRNDKEKSWVMQPDGTYIREEGGEGTSSQEALYRYFSTRKVSLTETPAEPETKPERITEAGEGKNSGGFFGWLKQIIRKG